A genome region from Blautia coccoides includes the following:
- a CDS encoding DUF3795 domain-containing protein: MKMPTEKMDTAMFAPCGMNCLVCYKHCYHKKPCAGCLNSDMGKPEHCRKCKIKDCIKGKGLSYCFECPDYPCKLIKNLEKSYNKRYQASLMENSEFVRQHGLERFMEQQKGKYTCPKCGGIISIHDRECSECQESMK, translated from the coding sequence ATGAAAATGCCAACAGAAAAAATGGATACGGCTATGTTTGCCCCCTGCGGCATGAACTGTTTGGTCTGCTATAAGCATTGTTATCATAAAAAGCCGTGTGCCGGTTGCTTGAACAGCGACATGGGCAAACCGGAACACTGCCGCAAATGCAAGATAAAAGATTGTATCAAGGGCAAAGGGCTGTCCTATTGTTTTGAATGTCCCGATTATCCTTGCAAGCTGATTAAAAACCTTGAAAAAAGTTACAACAAAAGGTATCAGGCGAGCCTTATGGAGAACAGCGAGTTTGTTCGTCAGCACGGTTTGGAAAGGTTCATGGAACAGCAGAAAGGGAAATATACTTGTCCCAAATGCGGAGGTATCATTTCTATCCATGACAGAGAGTGCAGCGAGTGTCAAGAAAGCATGAAATAA
- a CDS encoding helix-turn-helix domain-containing protein, translating to MALTIQERLKDLRVERGLTLEQLAEQTQLSKSALGSYEADDFKDISHYALIKLAKFYGVTADYLLGLTETKSHPNADLADLRLSDEMIDLLKSGRIDTALLCELAAHPDFVKLLADIQIYVEGIAATQIQNLNAWVDVARAEIMEKYQPGEHDKTAGVLQAAHVREGDYFSSRVHHDIDAIMEDIREAHRGRSDSAPENTIVDELKRDLEEVANFKGSRAEHLLMVLCKQTKLRYTKLTEEEKQWLTRIVQKSELTKSYVPQRGKRK from the coding sequence TTGGCGTTGACAATACAGGAACGCTTGAAAGACCTGCGTGTGGAGCGTGGGCTGACGCTGGAACAGCTTGCGGAGCAGACACAACTCTCCAAGTCTGCGCTGGGCAGCTATGAAGCGGACGACTTCAAGGACATCAGCCACTATGCCCTTATCAAGCTGGCGAAGTTTTACGGCGTGACCGCTGATTATCTGTTAGGGCTGACCGAAACAAAAAGTCACCCAAACGCCGATCTTGCAGACCTGCGTTTGAGTGATGAAATGATTGACCTGCTGAAAAGTGGGCGAATTGATACCGCCTTGCTTTGTGAACTGGCGGCGCACCCGGATTTTGTCAAGCTGCTGGCCGATATACAGATTTATGTTGAGGGTATCGCCGCAACACAGATACAGAACTTGAACGCATGGGTAGATGTGGCGAGGGCCGAAATTATGGAGAAGTACCAGCCGGGGGAGCATGACAAGACCGCTGGTGTCCTGCAAGCCGCCCATGTGCGGGAGGGCGACTATTTCAGCAGCCGGGTACATCACGACATAGACGCTATTATGGAGGACATACGGGAAGCACACAGGGGCAGGAGCGACAGCGCCCCGGAGAATACCATTGTGGACGAACTCAAGCGGGATTTGGAGGAAGTGGCGAACTTCAAAGGCAGTCGGGCGGAACACCTGTTGATGGTGTTGTGTAAGCAGACAAAACTGCGCTACACCAAGCTGACGGAGGAAGAAAAACAATGGCTGACCCGGATTGTACAAAAATCCGAGTTGACGAAAAGCTATGTGCCGCAACGGGGAAAACGGAAATAG